From Terriglobia bacterium, one genomic window encodes:
- a CDS encoding TetR family transcriptional regulator, producing the protein MIDTKTRILDAAERLLSERGFAATSLRGITAAAGVNLGAVNYHFRSKEALIHSVFARRLEPLNRKRLAALDACEAEASGQPVPLEKLLRAFLDPMLRPDRDGKMFMQLLGRMYSEPALDIQRIFTAELRPVVQRFTRAFRRTLPELDAEDLFWRLFFTIGAMAHTLAAGSLLKFLSGGICDPSDMEDAERRLVRFTGAGLGVPPERHGKGRTKGMRLKKGTCRIPPPQAAQ; encoded by the coding sequence ATGATTGATACCAAGACACGCATTCTCGATGCGGCCGAGCGCCTCCTGTCGGAGCGGGGCTTTGCGGCCACTTCGCTGCGGGGCATTACCGCTGCGGCGGGTGTCAACCTCGGGGCCGTCAATTATCATTTTCGCTCCAAGGAAGCCCTGATCCACTCCGTTTTTGCGCGCCGGCTGGAGCCGCTTAACCGGAAGCGTCTAGCCGCGCTGGATGCCTGCGAGGCCGAGGCCTCGGGCCAACCCGTGCCGCTCGAGAAGCTGCTGCGAGCTTTCCTGGACCCGATGCTGCGGCCGGATCGGGACGGGAAAATGTTCATGCAGCTTCTGGGCAGGATGTACTCCGAACCCGCGCTCGACATCCAGCGGATCTTCACCGCGGAGCTCCGCCCAGTGGTGCAGCGATTCACCCGTGCTTTTCGGCGCACGCTTCCGGAACTGGATGCGGAAGACCTCTTCTGGCGTTTGTTCTTCACGATCGGAGCGATGGCGCATACGCTCGCGGCCGGCTCGCTCCTGAAGTTTCTTTCGGGGGGAATCTGCGATCCCTCCGACATGGAGGATGCAGAGAGAAGACTGGTCCGTTTCACCGGCGCGGGCCTGGGCGTTCCGCCCGAGAGGCACGGGAAGGGGAGAACAAAGGGGATGCGCCTGAAAAAGGGGACGTGCCGCATTCCCCCGCCTCAGGCGGCCCAATGA
- a CDS encoding ABC transporter ATP-binding protein: MQEGWAVEVRDLIKCFGDFCAVDHVSFSVRRGEIFGFLGPNGAGKSTTIRILCGLLKPSGGRALVGGLDVAAVPELVRRNIGYMSQKFSLYDDLTVGENIDFFSGIYRVPRDLRRERKEHALRMAGLEEHHDVLTRTLAGGWKQRLALGCAILHRPPILFLDEPTSGVDPIARRTFWALIYQLSEAGHTVFVSTHYMDEAEYCHRLALMDRGKIIALGAPEELKGRLRALSLMNLESSDPLESMRALEKEPGIMDVAVFGGGLHVTVADPGEAAPRIRNALAARGIAIRGLEVIAPSMEDVFVASIAAEERKAS, from the coding sequence ATGCAGGAAGGTTGGGCGGTTGAAGTGCGGGATCTGATCAAGTGCTTCGGAGATTTTTGCGCGGTAGACCACGTCTCATTTTCGGTGCGCCGCGGCGAAATCTTCGGTTTCCTCGGCCCGAACGGGGCGGGCAAATCGACGACCATCCGCATCCTGTGCGGCCTGCTCAAACCCTCCGGGGGTCGCGCACTGGTCGGAGGCCTGGATGTCGCCGCTGTGCCGGAGCTGGTGCGCAGAAACATCGGCTATATGTCCCAGAAGTTTTCGCTCTATGACGATCTGACCGTAGGCGAGAATATCGATTTCTTCAGCGGCATCTACCGCGTCCCGCGCGACCTGCGGCGCGAGCGCAAAGAACATGCGCTGCGCATGGCCGGGCTCGAAGAACACCACGACGTCCTGACGCGAACGCTGGCAGGCGGATGGAAACAGCGGCTGGCGCTCGGTTGCGCCATCCTGCACCGTCCTCCGATCCTGTTTCTGGATGAACCGACTTCCGGAGTCGATCCCATCGCGCGCCGCACGTTCTGGGCTCTCATCTATCAGCTCTCCGAGGCCGGCCACACTGTGTTCGTCAGCACGCACTACATGGACGAAGCGGAGTATTGCCACCGTCTCGCGCTCATGGACCGCGGCAAGATCATTGCACTCGGCGCTCCTGAGGAGTTGAAGGGAAGGTTGCGCGCGCTGAGTCTGATGAACCTGGAGTCATCCGATCCCCTGGAAAGCATGCGGGCGCTCGAAAAGGAACCCGGGATCATGGACGTCGCGGTCTTCGGCGGCGGGCTTCACGTGACGGTCGCGGATCCTGGGGAAGCCGCGCCGCGCATTCGGAACGCGCTGGCTGCGAGAGGCATCGCCATCAGGGGCCTCGAGGTCATTGCGCCATCGATGGAGGACGTCTTTGTCGCCTCCATCGCAGCAGAGGAGCGGAAAGCATCATGA
- a CDS encoding polysaccharide deacetylase family protein, translating into MFNRYRPMMLLCCAALLCGHSNSQDPAKRAASPDLQAVGPNELGKIMILEYHLIQPEETRWGRSISNFKQDLERLYESGYRPIGMAEYIDGKIATARGRRPVILTFDDSSEGQFRYLIRNGKPEIDPDCAVGMLMDFRKLHPDFALKAIFFVLPGAQEPHKLFGQPEFEAQKLRELAALGFEIGNHTLWHADLAKYDATVVQEQIARAAQAIQKMVPGYNMRALALPLGNYPRDPNLAIAGSYRGTSYRLDAVLLVSGGPAPSPFSVKRDLTRLPRIQVTGTELQRWIAYFQKHPTEGFTSDGEADAVTFPRELRPEFNSTKFNHLRVIADRPESHPAKTMRRFPSSRAGQGGKRVIIRSEIVLR; encoded by the coding sequence ATGTTCAATCGATATCGCCCGATGATGTTGCTTTGCTGTGCCGCTTTGCTTTGCGGCCATTCGAATTCCCAGGATCCTGCCAAACGCGCGGCTTCTCCCGATCTGCAGGCGGTCGGGCCCAACGAGTTGGGGAAGATCATGATCCTGGAGTATCACCTGATTCAGCCCGAGGAGACGCGCTGGGGACGGTCGATCTCCAACTTCAAACAGGATCTGGAACGGCTTTACGAGTCCGGGTATCGCCCGATCGGGATGGCGGAGTATATCGATGGTAAGATCGCCACTGCACGGGGAAGGAGGCCCGTCATCCTGACTTTCGATGACTCGTCGGAGGGGCAGTTCCGCTACCTGATCAGGAACGGCAAGCCTGAGATTGACCCGGACTGTGCGGTCGGAATGCTGATGGACTTCCGCAAGCTGCATCCCGACTTTGCCCTGAAGGCGATCTTCTTTGTCCTGCCGGGTGCGCAGGAGCCGCACAAGCTCTTTGGCCAGCCCGAATTTGAAGCCCAGAAACTCAGGGAGCTGGCGGCGCTGGGATTCGAGATCGGCAACCACACTCTCTGGCACGCCGACCTTGCCAAATACGATGCCACGGTAGTTCAGGAGCAGATCGCCCGTGCCGCGCAAGCCATTCAAAAGATGGTGCCCGGCTACAACATGCGCGCGCTGGCCCTCCCTCTCGGTAACTATCCCAGGGATCCCAATCTGGCGATCGCGGGCTCCTACCGGGGCACCTCCTACCGCCTCGACGCGGTACTTCTGGTCTCGGGCGGTCCGGCGCCTTCTCCATTCAGTGTCAAGCGCGATCTCACCCGCCTGCCCCGCATCCAGGTCACGGGCACAGAGCTTCAACGTTGGATCGCCTATTTCCAGAAACACCCGACGGAAGGGTTCACAAGCGACGGTGAGGCGGATGCGGTCACATTCCCCCGGGAACTGAGGCCTGAATTCAATTCAACGAAATTCAATCACCTGCGCGTCATCGCCGATCGCCCTGAGAGTCATCCCGCAAAAACGATGCGGAGATTTCCTTCGAGTCGAGCGGGTCAGGGAGGAAAACGAGTTATAATCCGTTCCGAAATAGTGCTACGGTAA
- a CDS encoding TolC family protein: MPDRTVWYLFLALLLLPAGARAQNTTAAPRAALQADASASVMRLALRDAVAIALAPEGNARVQLAEELFSQARAHANESRAALLPNLSAAVGQQSLTRNLEALGIRFNLPIPGFAFPTLVGPFGVFDARATATLSVLNLGLIRRYQASKSGVRQAEAETDSAHDDVRARVARAYLAALRARAVLEATQADVTLGEAVLKLANDQKAAGTGTGIEITRAGVRLADIKQRLLAAKNELAASHLQLLRALNLHLDVQLELTDTLAFIPQQPLTVPQAVHVALESRADWQAEQRKLETARLLQSAARVDRLPSVSLFADYGSIGSSIHNAIPTRTYGFSVQVPVFDGGRVDARRAQSSSQYRQELIQSQDLRAQIELEVRLALDSLESSAEQLKVAEEGLALAENEVAQAERRYRAGASPGIEVTDAQTRLERARENRISALFGYNIARINLAAAMGTIRQVIQ; the protein is encoded by the coding sequence ATGCCCGATCGAACTGTTTGGTACTTGTTTCTGGCCCTGCTGCTCCTGCCCGCCGGGGCACGCGCGCAGAACACCACAGCCGCCCCCCGCGCGGCGTTGCAGGCGGATGCAAGTGCGTCCGTCATGCGGCTGGCGCTCCGGGATGCGGTTGCCATCGCCCTGGCACCCGAGGGGAACGCGCGCGTCCAACTTGCGGAAGAGCTGTTCAGCCAGGCGCGCGCACACGCCAATGAATCGAGGGCGGCGCTGCTGCCCAACCTGTCGGCTGCGGTCGGGCAACAGAGCCTGACCCGCAATCTGGAGGCGTTGGGTATCCGATTCAACCTCCCCATCCCGGGATTCGCCTTTCCGACATTGGTCGGGCCGTTTGGCGTCTTCGATGCCCGAGCCACCGCCACCCTGTCGGTCCTGAACCTGGGTTTGATACGGCGCTATCAGGCGTCAAAGTCCGGGGTCCGCCAGGCAGAGGCCGAAACGGACAGCGCCCACGACGACGTGCGCGCGCGGGTCGCGCGCGCCTATCTGGCGGCCCTGCGCGCCCGGGCTGTGCTGGAAGCGACGCAGGCCGACGTCACCCTGGGCGAGGCCGTGCTCAAGCTCGCCAACGACCAGAAGGCGGCCGGCACAGGTACGGGGATCGAGATCACGCGGGCCGGGGTGCGGCTGGCCGACATAAAACAACGCCTGCTGGCGGCTAAGAACGAACTGGCCGCTTCGCACCTGCAGCTGCTTCGTGCGCTGAACCTCCACCTGGACGTCCAGCTCGAATTGACCGATACGCTCGCTTTCATCCCGCAACAGCCTCTCACGGTACCGCAGGCGGTGCACGTAGCGCTCGAATCACGGGCCGATTGGCAAGCGGAGCAGAGAAAGCTGGAGACCGCGCGGCTGCTGCAGAGTGCAGCCCGGGTCGATCGCCTGCCCTCCGTGAGCCTGTTCGCCGACTATGGCTCGATTGGATCCAGCATCCATAACGCCATTCCCACACGCACGTACGGATTCTCGGTCCAGGTGCCGGTTTTCGACGGGGGCCGTGTCGACGCCCGACGGGCCCAGAGCTCCTCCCAGTACCGCCAGGAGCTCATCCAAAGCCAGGATCTGCGCGCGCAGATCGAGCTCGAAGTCCGTCTCGCGCTCGACAGTCTGGAATCCTCTGCAGAACAGCTCAAAGTTGCGGAAGAGGGACTGGCACTGGCAGAAAATGAAGTCGCCCAGGCGGAGAGACGGTATCGCGCCGGTGCCAGCCCCGGCATCGAGGTTACCGATGCGCAGACCCGTCTGGAGCGCGCGCGTGAAAACAGGATCTCGGCGCTGTTCGGCTACAACATTGCCCGCATCAATCTGGCGGCCGCCATGGGCACCATCCGGCAGGTAATCCAATGA
- a CDS encoding ABC transporter permease, translated as MKLRRTWAVTRKEFLHIVRDPRSLIMALALPLLMLLLFGYALTLDIDRIPTIVYDADRTPESRELISRFQGSRYFQILGGADDYRTVEAAIDRNECLLGVVIFRDYARQLLSGGEARVQLLLDGSDSNTASIGLGYARALLQTYDLELRTSTQNRRGGGSTASPIQPRLRIWYNPDLKSRNYIVPGLIAVILMIIAALLTSLTIAREWEMGTMEQLISTPLRATELVLGKMAAFFALGVIDMLVALVVGISIFRVPLRGSVLFLACTSGIFLVGALCWGILISALVRSQLLAYQLGALTSFLPAFLLSGFIFSIENMPAAIQAVTYIFPARYFVTILKGIFLRGVGARVLWGEAVLLLVYAVAVFLAATRKLKQKVA; from the coding sequence ATGAAACTACGCCGCACCTGGGCCGTGACCCGCAAGGAATTCCTGCACATCGTGCGTGATCCCAGAAGCCTGATCATGGCGCTGGCGCTGCCGCTGCTCATGCTCTTGCTCTTCGGCTATGCGCTCACGCTGGATATCGACCGCATCCCGACGATCGTCTATGACGCGGACCGGACGCCCGAGAGTCGAGAACTGATTTCCCGCTTCCAGGGTTCGCGCTATTTCCAGATCCTCGGCGGGGCCGACGATTACCGGACCGTCGAGGCTGCGATCGACCGGAATGAATGCCTTCTGGGAGTCGTCATCTTCAGGGACTATGCGCGCCAGTTACTGTCCGGCGGCGAGGCCCGGGTTCAGCTGCTGCTGGACGGGAGCGATTCCAACACGGCATCGATCGGCCTCGGCTATGCCCGCGCGCTGCTTCAAACCTATGATCTCGAACTGCGCACCAGCACGCAGAACCGCCGGGGTGGAGGATCGACGGCCTCACCGATCCAGCCGCGCCTGCGCATCTGGTACAATCCCGACCTGAAATCCAGAAACTACATTGTCCCGGGGTTGATTGCCGTCATTCTCATGATCATCGCCGCGTTGCTCACCTCCCTGACGATCGCGCGCGAGTGGGAGATGGGCACCATGGAGCAGCTCATTTCCACTCCTTTACGCGCCACGGAGCTGGTGCTTGGGAAAATGGCTGCTTTCTTCGCCCTCGGCGTGATCGACATGCTGGTTGCGCTCGTCGTGGGGATCAGCATTTTCCGCGTGCCCCTGCGTGGCAGCGTCCTGTTCCTGGCCTGTACCAGCGGCATATTCCTCGTCGGCGCACTCTGCTGGGGGATCCTGATCTCGGCCCTGGTTCGGTCCCAGCTGCTGGCCTACCAACTGGGCGCGCTCACTTCATTTCTGCCGGCCTTCCTGCTCTCGGGGTTTATCTTCTCCATCGAGAATATGCCGGCGGCAATCCAGGCCGTTACCTACATATTCCCGGCGAGATACTTCGTTACGATCCTGAAGGGAATCTTCCTGCGCGGCGTGGGAGCGCGCGTCCTTTGGGGCGAAGCTGTGCTGCTTCTCGTGTATGCCGTGGCGGTCTTCCTCGCCGCCACCCGAAAGCTCAAGCAAAAAGTCGCCTGA
- a CDS encoding ABC transporter permease has protein sequence MWDRIKEIIRKEFYQTLRDPRTRGLLFGPPLIQLIIFGFAVNMDVQLTRIAWMDSDRTSESRALLSAFQGSKYFLVQEVLDRDDQIDGVLDGGRTQAVVRVLPGFTRSIYRGDAAEVQILVDGTNSNTAGIISNYISQAVAGFAAAVFQERQSSRMMARTENISGPAPGPGGGLAVESRVWFNPDLRSRNYFVPGVIVNIIALVTIMLTAMSIVREKEIGTMEQLMVTPLRPIELMLGKLLPFAFVGILQAVAITAAALLIFRIPLRGSAVLLFVSALFFLLTTLGIGLFISTISRTQQQAMMSSFFFFMPALLLSGFAFPIRNMPLPVQYLTYLIPLRYFMEIVRGLFLKGTGIQYLWPQVAALFVFGVAILGLSALRFRKRLD, from the coding sequence ATGTGGGATCGAATCAAAGAGATCATCCGAAAAGAGTTCTACCAGACGTTGCGGGATCCGCGCACCCGAGGGCTGCTCTTCGGACCGCCCCTGATCCAGCTCATTATTTTTGGATTTGCGGTCAACATGGATGTGCAGCTGACCAGGATCGCCTGGATGGACTCGGATCGAACATCGGAGAGCCGCGCGCTGCTGTCCGCCTTCCAGGGATCGAAGTACTTCCTGGTGCAGGAAGTGCTCGACCGGGACGATCAGATCGACGGGGTGCTTGATGGGGGGCGGACCCAGGCCGTGGTGCGCGTCCTCCCCGGCTTCACACGCAGCATTTATCGCGGCGATGCAGCCGAGGTTCAGATCCTCGTCGACGGAACGAACTCCAATACCGCCGGCATCATTTCGAACTACATTTCCCAGGCTGTGGCAGGATTTGCCGCGGCCGTATTTCAGGAGCGGCAAAGTTCCCGCATGATGGCGCGTACCGAGAACATAAGCGGCCCTGCCCCGGGCCCCGGCGGCGGGCTGGCCGTGGAATCTCGGGTGTGGTTCAATCCGGACTTGAGGAGCAGGAATTACTTCGTTCCCGGAGTCATCGTCAACATCATTGCCCTGGTGACGATCATGCTGACCGCGATGAGCATCGTGCGGGAGAAGGAGATCGGCACAATGGAGCAGCTGATGGTGACCCCGCTCCGCCCGATCGAGCTCATGCTGGGCAAACTTCTTCCGTTCGCCTTCGTCGGCATCCTCCAGGCTGTGGCCATCACGGCCGCGGCGCTGCTCATCTTCCGCATACCGCTCCGCGGCAGCGCCGTGCTGCTGTTCGTTAGCGCTCTTTTCTTCCTGCTGACGACCCTGGGCATAGGCCTTTTCATCTCGACCATTTCGCGCACCCAGCAGCAGGCCATGATGTCGTCGTTTTTCTTTTTCATGCCGGCGCTGCTGCTGAGCGGTTTCGCCTTTCCCATCCGCAATATGCCGCTCCCCGTCCAGTACCTGACCTATCTCATTCCGCTGCGTTACTTCATGGAGATCGTGCGCGGCCTCTTTCTCAAGGGAACCGGGATACAGTACCTTTGGCCGCAGGTCGCAGCGCTCTTCGTCTTCGGTGTCGCGATCCTCGGACTGAGCGCCCTGCGATTCCGCAAGCGCCTCGATTAG
- a CDS encoding ABC transporter ATP-binding protein, giving the protein MATSEAAIVETTNLTRRFGELTAVDGLSIRIERGEIFGLVGPDGAGKTTTLRLLCGLLDPTEGTARVVGHDVQRELESVKDRIGYMAQRFGLYVDLTVDENMGFYADLFGISASERSALTAQLLKMTRMAPFRGRPAGNLSGGMKQKLGLMCTLLHRPQVLFLDEPTNGVDPVSRRDFWAILYQLVKDGLTVVITTAYLDEAERCNRIGLMHKGKLIRCEAPDALKRNLDEVCYEVRTPDARRTREIIERLPGVVSVEPFGAALHLFLSPGQTSADRLEREVASHGIEPVELRKIVPSLEDAFIALIRKAGRASPGNGGAQRGT; this is encoded by the coding sequence GTGGCTACCAGTGAAGCTGCAATAGTGGAGACCACCAATTTGACACGGCGCTTCGGGGAGCTGACGGCGGTGGACGGACTCTCCATCAGGATCGAGCGCGGCGAGATCTTCGGCCTGGTGGGCCCTGACGGCGCGGGCAAGACCACAACCTTGCGCCTCCTGTGCGGGCTTCTCGATCCCACCGAGGGTACGGCACGAGTCGTGGGCCACGACGTGCAGCGCGAACTCGAGTCGGTCAAGGATCGCATCGGCTACATGGCACAGCGCTTCGGGCTCTATGTCGACTTGACCGTCGATGAAAACATGGGCTTTTACGCCGATCTGTTCGGCATTTCCGCGAGCGAACGCAGCGCGCTGACCGCCCAACTGCTCAAGATGACACGCATGGCCCCTTTCCGGGGAAGACCGGCGGGAAATCTCTCCGGCGGCATGAAACAGAAACTGGGCCTGATGTGCACGCTGCTTCACCGTCCCCAGGTCCTTTTTCTGGATGAGCCGACCAACGGCGTCGATCCTGTCTCGCGGCGCGACTTCTGGGCCATCCTGTATCAATTGGTAAAGGACGGCCTGACCGTCGTGATCACCACAGCGTATCTCGACGAAGCGGAACGCTGCAACCGCATCGGCCTGATGCACAAGGGAAAACTCATCCGGTGTGAGGCGCCTGATGCGCTCAAGCGTAATCTCGATGAGGTTTGCTACGAGGTGCGGACTCCCGATGCGCGCCGGACGCGGGAAATAATCGAGCGCCTTCCCGGCGTGGTGAGCGTTGAGCCCTTCGGCGCGGCGCTGCACCTGTTCCTCTCGCCTGGGCAGACCTCGGCGGACAGGCTGGAACGGGAAGTCGCTTCCCATGGCATCGAGCCGGTCGAACTCAGGAAGATCGTTCCTTCCCTGGAGGACGCTTTCATCGCGCTGATCCGCAAAGCGGGGCGCGCAAGTCCCGGAAACGGAGGAGCACAGCGCGGGACATAG
- a CDS encoding RidA family protein: MRVLFSVLAFLSLLASPSAIQSTRQIVRAGADLKLPFSPAVKAGKFIYLSGALATDETGRFASGDIQAQTRRVLDNLARVLKAAGSRLENAASVNVYLRSAADFPAMNEVYKGYWPKDPPARTTVMANLAMPEALIEMSMIAVPDGAERQVVHPSGWVKSPNPYSYGIRSGDTMYLAGLLARRGKDNAFVAGDIKIQTQTVMDNAGEILKAGGMTLADVAGTRVYITDTALFQDMNAAYRTYFPRNPPARATVRTTLMSPEAMVEISLVAVTGGVRDALNPPNADGSPAQPNPNLSSAIRIGNRLFLSGMLGNDASNKGDAAGQTRATLARIARTLKAAGFDWPDVVDATVYLTDMKNMNAMNEAYREVFKADPPARVTAGTGLVSPDALVEIMVTASK; this comes from the coding sequence ATGCGCGTGCTGTTTTCCGTCCTTGCTTTCCTGTCTCTGCTGGCAAGCCCGTCTGCCATTCAATCAACCAGACAAATCGTCCGAGCCGGTGCCGATCTCAAGCTCCCCTTCAGCCCGGCAGTCAAGGCGGGGAAGTTCATCTATCTCTCCGGAGCCCTCGCGACCGACGAAACCGGCCGGTTTGCCAGCGGCGACATCCAAGCGCAGACCCGGCGCGTCCTGGACAATCTGGCGCGCGTCTTGAAAGCGGCCGGATCGAGGTTGGAAAATGCGGCGTCGGTGAATGTCTATCTTCGAAGCGCCGCCGATTTTCCGGCGATGAACGAAGTTTACAAAGGTTATTGGCCCAAAGATCCGCCTGCCCGGACCACGGTGATGGCCAATCTCGCCATGCCGGAAGCGCTGATTGAAATGTCGATGATCGCCGTTCCTGACGGGGCGGAACGGCAGGTGGTGCATCCGTCCGGATGGGTTAAATCTCCCAATCCGTACAGCTACGGCATCCGCTCGGGCGACACGATGTATCTGGCGGGGCTGCTGGCGCGCAGGGGCAAAGACAATGCCTTCGTCGCGGGCGACATCAAGATTCAGACCCAGACGGTGATGGACAACGCCGGAGAGATATTGAAAGCGGGCGGCATGACACTCGCCGATGTCGCCGGCACGCGTGTCTACATCACCGACACGGCGCTGTTCCAGGACATGAACGCGGCATACCGCACCTATTTCCCAAGGAACCCGCCCGCACGCGCGACCGTAAGGACCACCCTCATGAGCCCGGAGGCGATGGTGGAAATCAGTCTGGTGGCCGTCACAGGAGGCGTGCGTGACGCGCTCAACCCGCCGAATGCCGATGGCAGCCCGGCGCAGCCCAATCCCAACCTGAGTTCGGCGATCCGGATCGGGAATCGTCTTTTCCTTTCCGGTATGCTCGGAAACGACGCGAGCAACAAAGGGGACGCAGCGGGGCAGACACGTGCGACCCTGGCCCGAATTGCGCGCACGCTCAAGGCGGCCGGCTTTGACTGGCCGGACGTGGTGGACGCGACAGTCTACCTCACCGACATGAAGAACATGAACGCCATGAACGAGGCTTACCGTGAGGTTTTCAAGGCGGATCCGCCTGCCCGCGTGACTGCAGGAACGGGCCTGGTGAGTCCTGATGCCCTCGTCGAAATCATGGTCACCGCATCTAAATAA
- a CDS encoding efflux RND transporter periplasmic adaptor subunit yields MNWTRTGILSTALLVAAVVPACTWWQRSAPGSLLLYGNVELTQVDMAFKISGKLSKVEVDEGDTVRQGMVLARLDTTQLESQKKRDQAALAAAESLIPQLQTSIERQRATLAAETDLRRAQLAQAEARLRDLQAGSRTQEIQQARALVEETQAQYKQARQDWERAQVLYKNDDISTAQYDQYRSRLDTSAAALKQAEERLALVVEGPRKEEVEAAHTQVEQARASLQLAEASRLEVKRLEQELQTRLFQVEQARAQVAVVDAQLADAVVAAPVSGVVLVKSAETGEVLAAGTTFVTIGEMDRPWLRAYIGEQDLGRVKLGAKVKVTTDSFPGKAYWGRIAFISSEAEFTPKQIQTPEERVKLVYRIKIEVANPDHELKLNMPAEAEILLAERD; encoded by the coding sequence ATGAACTGGACGCGCACAGGAATTCTTTCCACGGCACTCCTCGTCGCCGCTGTCGTCCCCGCCTGCACCTGGTGGCAGCGCAGCGCTCCCGGGAGTCTTTTGCTCTACGGCAACGTCGAGCTGACACAGGTGGACATGGCCTTCAAGATCTCCGGCAAGCTCAGCAAGGTGGAGGTCGACGAGGGCGACACGGTACGCCAGGGGATGGTCCTGGCACGCCTCGACACCACCCAGTTGGAGAGCCAGAAGAAACGGGATCAGGCAGCCCTGGCGGCCGCGGAATCTCTGATCCCGCAGCTGCAGACAAGCATTGAGCGTCAGAGAGCCACTCTGGCGGCAGAGACTGATCTGCGCCGGGCCCAACTCGCCCAGGCTGAGGCGCGGCTCCGGGACCTTCAGGCGGGATCCCGCACACAGGAGATCCAGCAGGCGCGGGCGCTGGTAGAGGAGACGCAGGCGCAATACAAACAAGCCCGCCAGGATTGGGAGCGGGCTCAGGTCCTCTATAAGAATGACGACATCTCCACCGCACAATACGATCAGTACCGGTCGCGCCTCGACACCTCGGCCGCCGCCCTTAAGCAGGCGGAAGAACGACTGGCCCTGGTGGTCGAGGGGCCGCGCAAAGAAGAGGTCGAGGCGGCGCACACTCAGGTCGAGCAGGCACGCGCCAGCCTGCAGCTTGCCGAAGCTTCCCGCCTGGAAGTAAAGCGGTTGGAGCAGGAGCTGCAGACGCGGCTGTTTCAGGTGGAGCAGGCACGCGCGCAGGTCGCGGTAGTGGATGCTCAGCTCGCCGATGCCGTAGTGGCGGCTCCTGTCAGCGGCGTCGTCCTGGTGAAGTCGGCGGAAACAGGGGAGGTTCTGGCTGCAGGCACGACCTTTGTAACCATCGGAGAGATGGATCGGCCCTGGCTCCGCGCCTACATCGGCGAACAGGATCTCGGCCGCGTCAAGCTGGGGGCAAAGGTCAAAGTGACCACCGACTCGTTCCCAGGCAAGGCCTACTGGGGCCGGATCGCATTCATCTCTTCGGAAGCCGAGTTTACGCCCAAACAGATACAGACACCCGAGGAGCGGGTGAAGCTCGTCTACCGCATCAAGATCGAAGTCGCGAATCCTGATCACGAGCTGAAACTCAACATGCCCGCGGAAGCGGAGATCCTGCTGGCGGAGAGAGATTAG